The Mytilus edulis chromosome 4, xbMytEdul2.2, whole genome shotgun sequence nucleotide sequence TCAACAGCATTTTCATAAAAATATCAGTTAAATTAACATTTATGAATCTCATTGGTCCATCAAGATGCAAATTTGTATAGAAAGATTTTAATTAGTCAATATAGCATTATCAAAATGTTGTCCAGGTCACCGCCCTTGTGAAAGCCGTTCACGTACtttataaatcaatatgaaaacAATAACGCCAAAAAAAGACGTCAAATTGTTATTGCCTATTTGCAACGTCAAAACGTTGATTATTTTAAATCTGGCATCAAGAGGGTTAacgattgcttagcgttcctCTTGCGTGCAaataacgtataccgactttgtcaattttctctgtacgtttggtgcacgccggtctatacgccaatgtgtgacgccggcatttTTAGCATTGCATTATAAGCGGGATCAATATAACATTTGTTCTTTTTCTAAAACTGTTCTGTACAAATCcatagttgttatcaaatagtccgtttctatgtactttggcgtttgtttttgttgcaaccATGTTTATTTTGTTCCGTTTTGTTGTTCTTATAATAGTTGgtgtgtttctctcagttttaatttgtaaaccggatttgttttcgcttaatctaTTTGTGACTATTGAATAGCGATATAATACTGTTGCACTTATTTatctgaaaaagttttttttatttgatttttcttcAAGACCTATTAAAATTACTCCATGCAATACAATACTAATATCATGATATCCCAAATAATACTAAGTAGTACTTCCTTGCTCACACAGGTACGAAGACAGATCTTTTTTTATAGCCAATGTGAATAAAGCTAGAACTGTCATATCGGTACTTTgcgtctttttgtcttttttgtgctTAGTAGCGAATCAATGAATTAAGCTCTTTCcatcattttgttttacaaattgtttcaTGTATATGCGTTTAAACCGCAACCCCGATTATTAGAGGGTTCAACTTGATGCTCATACACATGTGAAACCTGCATAGTCGTTATGTTTTCTCCATATTAGGAACCGGTTGCCCAATGGTTATTGTTGGTTGCTATCGTCACTGTTCTTTTTCGTTTATTGGTGAATAGAATACTGTCAAATTGGGGCATTTCATAAATTGCTTTACGGTATTGGTTTTAGCTCACAGTTTAGACTGTgtttttttaaaggttacaatcTGGTCGTTTAGTTTCTGGTAGATAATACACGACGGGTGTCAAATGTGGGACAGAATCTTAACACCATTCTGTATTATCTGAGACTACCTCCAGTTTTAAGTGGTGTTACTTTTAGTTTCcgatgttgtgttttgtaagTTGTCGCTGCTCTTCTGGTCGTTTTCCGGGGGTTGTTTTTGCCATATAattgtcagttcgttttcgacTTATGCATATAACTATCCCTTTGTTAGCTGTCGCTCTTGTCTTGTTCGCAATTAAACTACATTttctcttatattgtattttaggACAAACAGACGTAGTATTGGATTTTAACGATAGAGACAACGATGAGTCAAGACAATGGTGTCAGGACACGGATAATATGgaaataataatgataaagaCACTGGCCGATTATAATGAAGTGACCACCAAACTAACAGCAGAATCTGTTGCTACCAGGTAAGTTTCTGGCATACAATCTTTACAGAAATAATGTGTACTATcatcctttaagagtagactagcaCGACAAATAACCGATTTATCTGTCTGTAAGACTAGACTACTACGAAAgtagggtagtataccttacctaataatgacttcacggttcagctagcaagaaAGTTAGTCaaaaatattacctttatttacacactcaatgcattttgATGTAACACAAATGTGGTACGTTTGAAATGTGCATAATCTTGTACTTTGAATCACAAATAAAGAAaagtaaattgtttttttaagaaattatgtTCAAGAATTAACTTTTATCTTCATAAGTATTTTCGTAtctgaaatgaagaaatatgtaaatattttattcgTTGTAATAATGACCATCATGTTGAATATTTTATCATGAAGTGATCGAACACCAGATTGATGTTTTAAAAACCTttcattccaaaaaaaaaattaaaaaattatacagGTATAAAACTTAAATTGGTATCGATTCAAAAAATATTCCATTTTAATAAGTGATGTCATTTAgagcaaaattaaaaacatatgtaGTAGTTGTAATTGTCTTTgccaaaaatgtatattaatcaATTTTGAATGTTTAGATCAATATAATATTGTAGACTTTTCTAATGATGTATATTATTTACACACTTTGGTGTTTGAATTCCACCAATTTACATCAACTTTTGCATTTTTATCCCTTGAGTGAAACAAattcttgaataaaaaaaattccaaagttCTCGACAAAAGCAAACTCGGTCACTAAGAAAAACCAACGATTCTATGTCTATGGCTTAATTGTAAAAATATCCATGTTTGCCAAATCACCAGAGCCAATCTTACGAAGTGAGATGAACAAATTGAAAATCCCAAGAAATACTAATTAATGATGGAAAAAATAAAAGCGTACTGAAGTTagactaaatatttaaaaatgaaattagttGGTTGAGGACAAAAAATAGGTATTCATAGTTTCATTTCTACCGGAACTGCATAGTGGTTTGTGTCGAGCctacaacttttgttgcagaaagctcgacataggtaTACGGCGATCCGgaggcggcgttagctaacttcttaaaagctttatattttagtagGTGTAAGACCTGAGTGctccatactttgtatatagatgcttcatgttacaaactttccgtcagtcacatgtccaatgtcattgacctcattttcatggttcagtgactacttgaaaaaaaaagttaatattttttttgtaatgtaaaattctctctaattataagtaataggataacaatatttggtatgtgcgtaccttgcaaggtcctcatgcatgtcagacagttttcaattgacctcgacctcatttcatggatcaatgaacaaggttaagttttgatggtcaagtccatatctcagatactataagcaataggtctagtatattcggtgtatggaaggactacaacaggtaagttgtacatgtccaactggcaagtgtcatctgaccgtgacctcattttcatggttctgtggTTATAgtcaagtttttgtgttttggtctgtttttcttatactatatgcaataggtctactatgattggtgtatggaatgattgtaaggtgtacatgtctagctgacaagtgtcatctgaccttgacctcattttcacagttcattgctcagtgttaaatttttgtgttttggtctgtttttctaaaactataagcaataggtcaactatatttgttgtatggaagaattgttagatgaacatgcctgcctggcatggttcatcttaccttgaccttatttccatggttcattagtctatgtttagttttattggttaatgttaagtttatgtggcagtcgtaataaagcttcatatttaggactatcaacataatatcaatgattggtaaagaaggcgagacacttcagcgtgtgcactcttgttttctttttgaagAGAAATGTACCACTTAAAGAATACATAAAAGGGTAATGAAAAATCTTCACTAAATTCAGGTGTTCTTGTTAGTAAGTTTCTCAGCCACCAAAAAATGCCGTGTTGCtcattgcaaaaaataaaataaaataaaaaatctggcGATAATTATTATGATTTAGTGTCATGGACGCAGAAAAGGAACTACATATATTCTTTGAAACTTTTGTTATTTATTCCACCAGCCTTCTATTTAGCAGCATATATTATTAGTTATCTTGGGGTAAATTAGTCAGGGGTGTACAGATTATTACACCGATGTTTGAAATTCATACAACCTGAGGCGCAACCGAATGGGTGTATGAATACTTAAACAACGGTGTAATATTACTACACGAAATAaattcatcaaagataccaggattaaatttattTCTTCTGAACAATTCCTTTATCCATTTTTAAACCGGGATGTGCAATTGAATAATGCTAATGAAAAATTtcttgtgtaatattttttcaatgtcGATGTCGCCGCGCAttgtcaaatatttgttttctttatttttggaaatttagaaaaaaatgtgttcttttgaattttcgggattttttttatttttacctttttttctatttcttttggcatcatatttttcattttttgacatctttttatttataccGGGATGAACAAGGGTGGGGTGTTTTTACACCTGGGGTAATTAGCCAATCAGAATGCAGTATTTTTGCTGAATAAGAAATTTAAGTATATACATCGTTTGTGCAGGTAAGTTTCATAATTAAATGATTAAACAATTAAACGAGACTCTCCTTGGTAAGAGTCGAAGTTTGATTGTTATTCTATGAGTCATACAATCACTGATGGGATTAAATGCGAAGATGGAATAAAACTGTTTTTCAAAGATCTGGCATAGTACTAAGATTAAATGTGAACGACCACTGATTAAAAAAACCCAATTCGGTTGTGTTATTTAGTTTACAGTTCTGGATTGGTCTGAAATGGAATGAAGTCGAACAGAACTTCTACTGGATCGATAATACAATTTTGACATGGAACCGTTGGTGTAATGAAGGTTCAAAAAATTCCAATGAACCAGACTGTATGACATCTTCAACTGGACCTTGTTCATTGTTTTTTGAGAAAAATCAGAACTGTGTCCGACTAACGCATGACGAACAATCTGCCTGGTGTTTTGCCACACGTCCTTGTGGTGCTGACTATAACACAATGTGCCGTGGAGGTAAGTActatatcaatatataaattCGTTTGACTAAGTTTACTGCAATATAACAATGTAAataaaagctaaaaaaaatagtaaaaataaacaatactgtCTAGACTTGGTACaagtaattgtttaaaataagGTTTCGATAGTTGTCTGTTATTGGTTTCTTGTCAACCTTTATGACTCTTTTTAACCAGTTTTATggctttcgaacagcggtatactactgctgcctttatttatgttattttttaattgctGTTTCACCTTCTCACATATTTCGTATacaattgagaatagaaatggggaatgtgtcaaagagacaacaactcgactaAAGAGCAGGCAACAGTCGAAGgcattggtcttcaatgcagcgagaaactcccgcaaccgGATGCGTGCTTCCGCTGTCCCctacataaaaatatatactagttcagtgataatggacgtcatactaaattccGAAATATagataagaaactaaaattaaaaatcatacaagactaacaaaggctcctgactttggacaggcgcaaaaatgcggcgtgtttaaacatatttttttttttagatctcaacctcccctatacctctagccaatgtagaaaaacaaacacacaacaatacacacagtaaaactcagttcagaagaagtccgagtccaaagacagaataggtaacaaaaaaactaaacaaaatgaaaatgattcCTAAATTACCttaggactactagcagttactgacatgcaagctccagacctcaattaaactggtTGAAAGATTGTGTCTGTATCATAGGAACATATTGTACAATCCATCCCGTTAGAGGTTAAGTATAATACCATCATATATtctatgagaagaacataacccgtatcatgccaacacttggttttagaataaaagtgtttatttccgatgcaaaaaccttataagtgaatcaattatattaaagccaaaacattcaatctttaatgacctgacaacagtatcgtaactatatcccttcttaataagtctgtttaaaggttttgttagctttcgaggtgaatgccgacatttttgtgctttgtaaagaatattaccataaaaaattgaatgtgaaataactgaacgtataagatgtctccatgttgaattatatttacgaatgatgtccctATGTCTTCTTTATTATTCATAACACTATAAGATTTGTCTCcttctatatttttataccaGGTTTTCTTGCATTGAATTCCTTTACTCGTCTGTATGTTATCAACTGTTGTACgacattgtttattttaaatgtagatgTCTAATTCTGTTTATTTCTGTTTTGCACTTGTATTTCTATGTGATGGGCATCCTTTTTCATCTTCATACATTATCATGATGTTTTATCCATCACACGACTTGCTTTTTAACTCAATTGGCAGTAAGGCAGCCAAGGTAAAACATATTGTAGTTCTTTAACCTCTCTAAAGGAACGACGAACGAGTTTGTCAACAGAGTTTATATACTAGCGTTTAATGGCTCGCATGCATTACCTAGTTGCCAAGAAAATCATACCCAGTCAAATATTTGATGAGAGGGATAGGGCACAATCGATTCCTCGAAATTACCGATTTCATATAGAAAAAGTAAAAACTCCGAGGATAAGTAATTGAACAATAATATATTGATAagtgtttttagcatgtttttgTGTAACGCATGTTGTATTTATAATGATAGGCAACAGTAGTTAatgatgttcaaactcataaatacatgtagtttaaaacGATACAAAGCATGGTATGCTTTTATCCCACATTTGACTATCATACGCTTAGATTTTGTCgtttaaatatcaaaatgattgaaatatctttcattgtcgagccttcgactttagtcgaaaaagcgagactaagcgatcctacattccgtcgtcgtcgtcggcggcggcgtcatcgtcgtcggcggcggcgtccacaaatattcactctctggttaaaggttttgaaattttaatatctttcttaaactataccgaatttctaccaaacttggacagaagcttgtctatgatcataagaaagtatccagaagtaaattttgtaaaaataaaattccatgttttccgtattttacttataaatggacttagtttttctgcgaggaaacattacatttactctgtggttaaagtttttaaaattttaataactttcataaactatccttgatttgtaccaaacttggacagaagcttgtttatgatcataagatagtatcaagaagaaaatttagtaaaaaataaatttccacttttccgtattttacttataaatggacttagtttttttgccagaaacaaaacattcactctgtggtttaagtttttaaaatttttataatattcttAAACTaacctggatttctaccaaacttagacaaaagcttgtttctgatcataagatattattcagaagtaaattttgtaaaaaaaaaatcactttttccgtattttacttataaatggacttagtttttcttccagttaacattacatacagtctgcagttaaagtttataaaacatttattagattcataaactgtcctggattttttaccaaacttggaagctctttcaatcaaaagacagtatcgagagggaaatttttattgatgtttttcctcatttttgttgagtctgcgattaacagcaaaagtaggcgagacactgggttccgtggaacccttacaaatttttttggTCAACTAACCAGTTTCCTTAGTGACTTTCAACCCGCTTTCTGAAAAGGACACAGTGAAGTTTGAAATTTATAACCCTGCATTCGAAAGAACCgcaataataaatattaatataattttagTGTCGGATTCCGCAGAAGCTACAACTTCAACAACTACAATAAAGGAATCTACAGAAGCCGAAGCCATCACAACTGTACCTACATATCCTGAAACAACAACAACCCATCTACAAACAACACCAGGTACTTGTATTACGGGacaaaaactactttacacaTTGCATGGAGTTTTGTCCATATCATCCTTACTATAATTCCAATCTTCAGTTTTCAGTAATGACATTTTCTTCAAATCACAATGCATGCTTACACCGTTTGTCCATCATAAGATTTAGACGGTTTAGTATCAAAATGATTatgataaaaacttttttttatcaataccCATTTTCTTTAGTGAACAATCAAAATGACTCATATTTTTACGATCAGTGAACCGTACAATCAtgatcaataaaggcaacagtagtataccgctgttcgaaattcataaataaaccgatagagaaaaaacaaatccgagttacaaactaaaactgaggggaacgcatcaaatataagagaactacgacaaaacagaaacacaacattaaaatgttacacacacagaaacgaaatttaatataacaatgaccatctcaAAATCGGAATAATTTGCATTGTATATTTTGACGGGGTATGTGTTGTTCAATCTTTAGCTGCTGTTTGATGTTTTGTACTGGTATTTGTTTGAGGTTTTGTACTggtatttgttttgatttatatttgcaTGTCTTTActtcaaaaaatgacaattagGGTCGAgtgagaacaaaactttacgacaacaaaggagaagatttttaaattttcCATTTCAAGGTAGTAACATTCCAGCGGCGCCTGCAtttggagtatatatctcccagttgatactaTATTCCATGGCTTGCATTTCCTGTCATGATTTCATTGATTGAGGCTTGCTTCTCACAAGAAAGCGATTATACTAAAATAATAGTCAAATCGTAAAAATAACTGGAAACCGAGGaacattaaaaaaggaaattttctaatcaaatggcaaaatcaaaagctcaaacacatcaaacgaatggataacaaccgtcatattcctgatttggtacaggcattttcttattaaGAAATAAGGGGATTGACCGGCGGGCGGCATCACGCGTTatttgaccgttatgaaatatatgtttgtcagatgacgacggatatgatCCAATCGTCGTAACCACAATCATGTCCTCATTTCTCCCGATTGTGACTTACCGATTTAGACTTATGACCAGGTTTGTACTTACGTGATGCCACAAGTTTAGGAAGTTCTGCTTGCTCTTCCGGAGCATTGTAGATCACCACTGGTTTAGTGAAGATCGTTttgctctgtctttagtttttctatgttgtgttttgtatactgttgttcgtcttcatgtctttttttttgcatgacgTTGTCAGAATATTTTCGACGATATATGAGTATAAATATCCCTTCACGATTCTTCGCCTCTCTTTTTGAATCTGTTGTTTCTCTCTTTGGTGTTTCTGTTGtgtattgtttcgttgttttcctcttataattgatgtgtatCCCCCGGTTTTAGTTTGAagaccggatttgttttctcacaATGTAATGTtgacttttgaacaacggtatactacttttACTTTTATTTGGTCATTCTGTGATCTGAAACAAAACTTTTGAATCTATTATGAAATAATAAGTACACTGTGAATAGTCTATCTATTTTC carries:
- the LOC139521662 gene encoding uncharacterized protein, with the protein product MIYNNFIGLYVLIICASEGQTDVVLDFNDRDNDESRQWCQDTDNMEIIMIKTLADYNEVTTKLTAESVATSLQFWIGLKWNEVEQNFYWIDNTILTWNRWCNEGSKNSNEPDCMTSSTGPCSLFFEKNQNCVRLTHDEQSAWCFATRPCGADYNTMCRGVSDSAEATTSTTTIKESTEAEAITTVPTYPETTTTHLQTTPDIQTTTALTTMRGSTEAETTTSQPQTPLGSSIQCLYGVTLHTNQNIAIQETTSTYIHPNGTALTCPVMKCHVISYVTIQSDPDTYLYKVQKDDISSYRRKLTCATDDRVSSSIFGYTAAVVVISLVFFVPLLVDLISFYEKYSKNKDQQYMDRER